From Spiroplasma endosymbiont of Amphimallon solstitiale:
GGTTATTACAACTAGTTTTACCAATTGGAGAAAAATAATATGATATAACTAAAATAGTTATTTTTAATTAATAAGCTAAGAAAAGGTAAAAAATAATGAAGAAGAAATTACAATTGTTAAGTATGTTTACTATTTTAATTTTTACTAATTTAAATATAATTGCTTGTAAAAATAAGCAAGATAGTATTAGTGAATTTTATGTTTTAGGGGATAGTTTATCAGATACTGGTGCAGGAACATTTGCACAAAATCAATATTTAGAAAATAGTAATAGTAAATTTAAACATTTTCAATTAGATAAACCTTATTATAATAATTGTTGAAGTAGTAATAAAGTAGCTTCACAATTAATTGCTGAAAAATTAAATATTAATTTTAAACCTAGCTGATTATTTAACATCAATGGTAAAACATTTCAAAGTTTGGGTAATAATTATGCTTATGGAGGAGAAGTTGCCTTTAATTTTGTAGAAAAGTAATGATACATGATAAAGTGTTATTTTTAGAGAATTTTTACACTAAATAATGTTACTTTTAACAAATTTTTAATTAAAAATAATATTTTAAGTGTAAATTGATGAATAATTTTTGGTCATCCATACTTTTCTACATAATTAAAAGAAGTTGCTGATAGCAGTGATAATAATTTAGATATTATTAAAACTTTTGATTTGTCTCATCAAACACAAATGTTGTTATTACAACATTCTTTACAAAAAAAGATGTTATTTGAATAGAAATGGGAGCTAATGATATTGGTAATTTAATGAATAAAACAGATCCTATTATTATTAACAGTAAAATTAATAATGTAATAAATGAAGAAAAAAAGCAATAAAATTATTAATTAAAAATGGTGCAAAAAAATTATTATTAGTGATGTTCCTGACTTAACATTAACACCAAAAATTAAAAAGATATTACATAATAATCAACAAAAAATACAAATAGCACGTAAAACATGTATTGAATATCAAAAACAATGAAAAAAAATGACCTGAATTGTAAAATTAAAAAGGACACTTATATAAAAATTAAATTGTGTTAATTCTATAATTAAGAAAAGAAAGGAATTAGCACAATGTATAAGTATCTGACTATTGAATCAATAATAGCAATAAAAGAATATAAAAGTTATGGATTTTCGATTCGTAAAATAGCAAAAGCCATTGATTATAGTAAATCAACTGTACATAGAGTTTGTAGATTATTAAATCAAAACTTATTACCATTAGAAATATTGAATAAAATTCAAAAAAATAAACAAAATGCAGGTAGAAAATTAATAATTTTAACTTTAATAGAAATTAATACTATTAATCATTTGTTAATTACTAAAAATTATGCTCTTGATATAATTGCTAATTTTTTAAAGGAAAATAAAATAAAAAGTATTTCAACAAAAACTTTATATAACATGTTTAAAACAAATCGAATGGGTTTTGATGAAAATAACTTATTGAGAAAAGGAAAAAATAAACCTCACAAACAAAAAGAAACTAGGGGCAGAATTAATAATTGTAAGTCTATTCATGAAAGAAATTTAATCATTCCTAATATTAAAAATATAGAAGAATTTGGTCATTTAGAGGGTGATACTATCATTGGTAAAGATCATAAAAGTTCTATTATTACTTTAGCTGATATATGATCAAAAACCACAATTCCTTTAGCAACTAAAAATAATAAATCAGAAAATATTACAAAAAGTATAATAAAATTTATTTCAAAGTTACAAAAAGGAACAGTTAAAACTATTACTTTTGATCGTGGTAAAGAATTTAGTAAATGAAAATTAATCGAAAAAAATTGTAATGTTAAGATTTATTTTGCAGATCCTGGTAAACCTTGTCAAAGAGGTTTAAATGAAAATAATAATGGTATTTTAAGAAGATATTTACCAAAATCTACAGATCTATCTTCATATAAACAAAAAGATTTAAATACTATAGCATTTCAAATTAATTCTACACCCAGAAAATCACTATCTTATAAAAGACCAATAGATTTAATACAATTATTTTAAAAAACTGTCCCATTTATATTTACAATTCAGGTGATATTAAAAATGAAAATAATTTATAAAAATATTATTACACCTTTTTTTCTTTCAAGAGAATTAGCAACTGATATGAATAATTTTAAAAATAAAATTCCAGATGGAATTGTTGAAACTAGTGCTATAATTTGTAAAATGATGTCTAAAGAAACAAAATATTCTTATAAACCAGTTTTTAATTCTGGAGTTAATGAAAGTAATTTAAATAAATATTTTTATTTTGATGAATTTCATCCAGGTATGTGATTTGATCAACAAATGGCAAATAGTATTATTAATTTAATAGAAAATTTTAAATAGATTTTTTGTTAAATATTTTTAAAAAAGTAATTTATTATTTTTGAATAAAGATTTTTTAATTTTTTCTTTTAAAAAAATTATGTTGTTTTAAATCAAAAAAAATGTATAATTTATACATAAAATGTAAAATAATATGCTTATTTTAAAGAATAAAAAGTCTTTTTTTGAATTTATTTTTGAAATTTTAAATATTTTCATTAATTTAATAATGAAAATATTTAATGATGAAAGAGAGTGAAAATAGTGAGCACAAGGACTCCAAATGATTATAATGCTAACTCAATTCAAGTTTTAGAAGGACTAGAAGCAGTTAGAAAACGACCTGGAATGTATATTGGTTCCACTGCAGAAAGAGGATTACATCACTTAGTTTGAGAAATAGTTGATAATGCTGTTGATGAAGTTATTGCTGGTTTTTGTACAAAAATTTCTGTAACTATTACTAAAAATAATGAAATATTAGTAAAAGATAATGGTCGAGGTATTCCTACTGATATACATCCAAAGACTAATATTTCAACAGTAGAAACGGTTTTTACTACATTACATGCTGGTGGAAAATTTGATAATGGTTCTTATAAAGTATCAGGTGGTTTACATGGTGTTGGTGCTTCAGTAGTAAATGCTTTAAGTAAGTATTTGGAAGTTACTATTTACCGTGATGGTAATATTTTTTTTCAAAAATATATTGAAGGTGGTAAACCAGAATTACCATTGGCAATTATTGGACAAAGTGATAAAAATGGAACAACTGTTTTATTTAAACCTGATGAAAGTATTTTTACTGAAACTGTAAATTTTAGTTTTATAATAATTAAAACAAGGTTAAGACAACTTGCTTTTTTAAATAAAGGTTTAACTATTCAAGTTATTGATGAACGTGAAAATAAAGAAGAAACTTTTTGTTATGAAGGGGGCATTAAAGAATATGTTGCCTTTTTAAATAATAAATTTGAACCTTTAAAACATGAAATTATTTATGGAGAGTTTGAAATAAATGGTATAAACACAGAAATAGCTTTTCAATATAATGAAAGTGAAGAATCTCAAATATTTTCATTTTGTAATAATATTAATACACCTGAAGGTGGAACACATGAAGATGGTTTTCGTTTAGCATTAACAAGAGAATTGAATTCTTATGCGAAAAAAAATAATCTTTTAAAAAATAATGATGAAACATTTACTGGCGATGATGTTAAAGAAGGAATTTTAGCAATTATTTCAGTTCAACATCCTAATCCACAATATGAAGGGCAAACTAAAACAAAACTTGGTAATTCTGAAGTTAGAAAAATTGTTTCTAATGTAACTGGAAAAATAATTAATAAATTTTTATTGGAAAACCCTGCTGAAGCAAAAATTATTATTAACAAAGTTATTTTATCAGTAAGTGCACGTTTAGCATCTAAAAAAGCACGTGAGAATATTATGACTTCGAGAAAAAATCCTTTACAATTTTCTAATTTACCAGGTAAATTAGCAGATTGTTCTTCTAAAGATCCAACTAAAACAGAAGTTTTTCTTGTCGAAGGTGAGTCAGCTGGTGGAACTGCAAAGTTGGGAAGAAGTAGAGAAATTCAAGCAATTTTACCATTAAGAGGGAAAATAATTAATGTTGAAAAAGCACGACTTTTAAAAGTTTTTTCTGACGAAGAAATAAATAATCTTATTATTTCCTTTGGCTGTGGTGTTGGTAAAGAATTTAATATTACTAAATTACGTTATCATAAAATTATTATTATGACTGATGCTGATGTTGATGGTTCACATATTAAAACATTATTATTAACATTTTTTTATCGTTACATGCGTCCCTTAATTGATGCTGGTTATATATATATAGCTCAGCCTCCTTTATACAAATTTTATAGTGGTAAATTTATTAAATATGCATATAATGATCAAGAATTGCAAGAAATTAAAGATAATTTTAATGGAACTAATTTTAACATTCAACGTTATAAAGGTTTAGGAGAAATGAATGCCACACAACTATGAGAAACAACTATGGATCCACAACATAGAATTTTATTACAAGTAAGTATTGATGATGCTTCAGAAGCAGATGAAACTTTTTCAATATTGATGGGGAAAGATGTATTTCCACGAAAAGAATTTATTCAAGAAAATGCTAAATATGTAAAAAACATTGATGCTTAAAAGTTAATAAAATAAAATTAGGAGTTTATATATGAGCGAAATAACTAAAAAAAATGAAACATTTATTTCTAATAAATATGTTCGTAATATATCTGATGAAATGAGAACTAGTTTTTTAGAATATTCAATGTCAGTTATTGTTTCAAGAGCTTTACCAGATGCAAGAGATGGATTGAAACCAGTACATCGTCGAATTTTATATTCTTTAGCAATTTTAGGTATGACATATGATAAACCTTATAAAAAAGCAGCACGTATTGTTGGAGAATGTATTGGAAAATTTCATCCTCATGGTGATATTGCAGTTTATGAAACAATGGTAAGAATGGCACAAGAATTTAATTATCGTTATCCTTTAGCTGATGGCCAAGGTAATTTTGGTTCAATTGATGGTGATAGTGCTGCTGCTATGAGATATACTGAAGTTAGAATGAGTAAAATAGCAGGAGAGTTGGTTAAAGATTTAAATAAAAATACAGTTACTTTTGTTGAAAATTATGATGGTGCTGAAAAAGAACCTAGTGTTTTACCAGCTTATTTTCCTAATTTATTAGTTAATGGAACAACAGGTATTGCTGTTGGAATGGCAACAAGTATTCCGCCACATAACTTAAGAGAAATAGTTGATGCAATTATTTTTGTAGCTCAAAATCCTGATTGTGATATTATGGAAATATTAGATATTGTTAAAGGACCTGACTTTCCTACAGGTGCAATGATTTTAGGTGTAAATTCATTTAAAAATGCTTATTTAAACGGAAGATCAACAATAACAGTTCGTAGTAAAACTAAAGTTGAAAAATTATCAAATGGTAAGCCTGCAATTATTGTTGAAGAAATACCTTATCAAACTAATAAAACTAATTTAATAAATAATATAGTTAAAGCAGTT
This genomic window contains:
- the gyrB gene encoding DNA topoisomerase (ATP-hydrolyzing) subunit B, with translation MVSTRTPNDYNANSIQVLEGLEAVRKRPGMYIGSTAERGLHHLVWEIVDNAVDEVIAGFCTKISVTITKNNEILVKDNGRGIPTDIHPKTNISTVETVFTTLHAGGKFDNGSYKVSGGLHGVGASVVNALSKYLEVTIYRDGNIFFQKYIEGGKPELPLAIIGQSDKNGTTVLFKPDESIFTETVNFSFIIIKTRLRQLAFLNKGLTIQVIDERENKEETFCYEGGIKEYVAFLNNKFEPLKHEIIYGEFEINGINTEIAFQYNESEESQIFSFCNNINTPEGGTHEDGFRLALTRELNSYAKKNNLLKNNDETFTGDDVKEGILAIISVQHPNPQYEGQTKTKLGNSEVRKIVSNVTGKIINKFLLENPAEAKIIINKVILSVSARLASKKARENIMTSRKNPLQFSNLPGKLADCSSKDPTKTEVFLVEGESAGGTAKLGRSREIQAILPLRGKIINVEKARLLKVFSDEEINNLIISFGCGVGKEFNITKLRYHKIIIMTDADVDGSHIKTLLLTFFYRYMRPLIDAGYIYIAQPPLYKFYSGKFIKYAYNDQELQEIKDNFNGTNFNIQRYKGLGEMNATQLWETTMDPQHRILLQVSIDDASEADETFSILMGKDVFPRKEFIQENAKYVKNIDA
- a CDS encoding IS30 family transposase; the protein is MYKYLTIESIIAIKEYKSYGFSIRKIAKAIDYSKSTVHRVCRLLNQNLLPLEILNKIQKNKQNAGRKLIILTLIEINTINHLLITKNYALDIIANFLKENKIKSISTKTLYNMFKTNRMGFDENNLLRKGKNKPHKQKETRGRINNCKSIHERNLIIPNIKNIEEFGHLEGDTIIGKDHKSSIITLADIWSKTTIPLATKNNKSENITKSIIKFISKLQKGTVKTITFDRGKEFSKWKLIEKNCNVKIYFADPGKPCQRGLNENNNGILRRYLPKSTDLSSYKQKDLNTIAFQINSTPRKSLSYKRPIDLIQLF